A DNA window from Bradyrhizobium barranii subsp. barranii contains the following coding sequences:
- a CDS encoding DUF6973 domain-containing protein gives MNLQTKWWRISAAMLAFIVASAVSLGYAEAATPSYLRLVVGGVCLLGVFMFASGITGVKTALVDEFNCYSLQRVITFGWFVVLSSAFLAISFWNVALWKAGGSGVVQSFVEIDASIWALAGVVLGGLVGNGVVNSIHAATPPKDAGAHESALSPDPRRQGSMYRNIEIDDAKPADITTNSQFGVQNTVDMTAVQQLLLQAAVLVAYVVAVGRLVVATASNEPIGHLPGLPAELLALLGVSAVAQVGNAAVPKAKINGEAAAPKPTERFWTEGRERAAERLAHEKSGQESGGLPITSGVLSAPEWDLFRQNPVVGALVLLHAKTAVNEALARYKSTALEDDNGDAFRHALWNARMAADSGVGVVWAEKWATTHEDGNPGKPLATQMDLFNNGVGRKAGDGMKVDEVLKKVQDCVDTGRCRVLRAGVLVNSDGKYKL, from the coding sequence ATGAATCTGCAAACGAAGTGGTGGCGTATTTCCGCGGCAATGTTGGCATTCATCGTGGCTTCCGCGGTTTCGCTCGGATATGCGGAGGCGGCGACGCCAAGCTACCTGCGATTGGTTGTCGGGGGTGTCTGTCTGCTCGGCGTATTTATGTTTGCAAGCGGCATCACCGGCGTGAAGACCGCGCTGGTCGACGAGTTCAATTGCTACTCACTGCAGCGCGTCATTACGTTCGGGTGGTTTGTCGTCCTCTCTTCGGCCTTCCTCGCAATTTCGTTCTGGAACGTTGCCTTGTGGAAGGCGGGCGGAAGCGGCGTGGTGCAGTCCTTCGTTGAGATTGATGCAAGCATCTGGGCGCTCGCTGGTGTCGTGCTCGGGGGCCTCGTCGGAAACGGCGTGGTTAATTCGATCCATGCCGCGACCCCGCCAAAGGATGCAGGTGCCCACGAGAGCGCTCTCTCCCCGGACCCCCGGCGCCAGGGGTCGATGTACCGCAATATCGAGATCGATGACGCGAAGCCTGCCGACATTACAACCAATAGCCAGTTTGGCGTTCAGAACACCGTCGATATGACGGCCGTGCAGCAACTGCTGCTTCAAGCCGCGGTTCTCGTTGCCTATGTGGTCGCGGTAGGTCGGCTTGTCGTGGCAACTGCCAGCAACGAGCCTATCGGACATCTTCCGGGTCTTCCCGCCGAACTGTTGGCTTTGCTCGGCGTGAGCGCGGTGGCTCAGGTCGGAAATGCAGCGGTCCCGAAGGCCAAGATCAATGGTGAGGCCGCGGCCCCGAAGCCGACGGAAAGATTTTGGACCGAGGGCCGCGAGCGGGCCGCGGAGAGGCTCGCACATGAAAAGTCTGGTCAGGAATCCGGCGGGCTGCCGATCACCTCAGGTGTTCTCAGTGCCCCAGAATGGGATTTGTTCAGGCAAAATCCCGTCGTCGGCGCTCTGGTTCTGTTACACGCGAAAACTGCCGTGAACGAGGCTCTCGCCCGCTACAAGTCGACGGCGCTCGAAGACGACAATGGCGATGCCTTTCGTCATGCGTTGTGGAACGCCCGTATGGCGGCCGACAGCGGCGTGGGCGTTGTCTGGGCCGAGAAATGGGCGACTACGCATGAGGACGGAAATCCCGGCAAGCCGCTCGCGACGCAAATGGACTTGTTCAACAACGGGGTCGGCCGCAAGGCGGGCGACGGCATGAAGGTCGATGAGGTCTTGAAAAAGGTGCAGGACTGCGTCGATACCGGCAGGTGCAGGGTCTTGCGCGCCGGAGTCCTGGTAAACTCGGACGGCAAATACAAGCTGTAG
- a CDS encoding LacI family DNA-binding transcriptional regulator — MDKKPVIAPKGRQQPRVKIEDVARKANVSPATVSRVLNHPDIVRPELRDRVMRHINDLAYTRDSAARALKSGRMRTVGVIVPTLALGIFAKGVEALQNRLSESGYTLFIANSQYDQRREFQELQSLIERGIDGIVLVGASHGRELRSLIEQAGVPVITTYVAKAGGGIPAIGIDNESATREMTEYLLRLGHVRFGAIANVVAASNDRSRARLEGIQRALSDAGLPLKPSQVVKADYSLAQGRSALRQLLTDHPDTTAVICTTDTLAIGAMAEARKMGLAVPATLSITGFDDVELAAQMDPPLTTVSVPAAEIGRGAADYLINAIAGSPVPRSVVLPYRLVMRSSSAPPRSSVRPARRGRSRDH, encoded by the coding sequence ATGGACAAGAAACCTGTAATCGCGCCCAAAGGCCGGCAGCAGCCGCGCGTGAAGATCGAGGACGTTGCCCGGAAGGCGAATGTGTCGCCGGCGACGGTGTCGCGGGTTCTCAATCACCCCGATATCGTACGGCCGGAGCTTCGCGACAGGGTCATGCGGCATATCAATGACCTCGCCTACACGCGCGATAGCGCAGCCAGAGCATTGAAATCGGGACGCATGCGGACCGTCGGCGTCATCGTTCCGACACTGGCGCTCGGTATCTTTGCAAAAGGCGTGGAAGCCCTCCAGAACCGCCTCAGCGAAAGCGGCTACACGCTGTTCATTGCGAATTCGCAATATGACCAGCGGCGTGAATTTCAGGAACTGCAAAGTCTCATTGAACGCGGCATCGATGGAATCGTGCTGGTCGGAGCTTCCCACGGACGGGAGCTGAGGAGCCTGATCGAACAGGCAGGCGTACCCGTCATCACCACCTATGTTGCCAAGGCCGGCGGCGGCATCCCCGCGATCGGAATCGACAACGAAAGCGCCACCCGCGAGATGACGGAGTATCTGCTAAGGCTTGGACACGTCCGTTTTGGCGCGATTGCCAACGTTGTCGCCGCGTCCAACGACAGATCCCGCGCCAGGCTCGAGGGAATTCAGCGCGCGCTGTCGGACGCCGGTCTCCCGCTCAAGCCGAGCCAGGTCGTCAAGGCCGATTATTCGCTTGCCCAGGGCCGTAGTGCCCTTCGTCAGCTCCTCACCGATCATCCGGACACGACAGCAGTCATCTGCACCACCGACACGCTTGCCATCGGTGCAATGGCAGAGGCTCGCAAGATGGGGCTGGCCGTACCGGCTACGCTTTCCATCACAGGATTTGACGATGTGGAGCTGGCGGCGCAAATGGACCCGCCGCTCACAACAGTCAGCGTTCCGGCAGCAGAAATCGGCCGGGGAGCCGCCGATTATCTCATCAATGCCATTGCCGGAAGTCCTGTCCCGAGAAGTGTCGTGTTGCCGTACCGGCTGGTCATGCGCTCATCGAGCGCCCCGCCGCGGTCCAGCGTCCGTCCCGCCCGTCGCGGGCGCAGTCGAGATCATTGA
- a CDS encoding CehA/McbA family metallohydrolase produces the protein MKTPSSPHFTPVDLKRYFNAKRANAGEGFAARPGDTGWIASLRGLQTHRGMPFLFGSEIGPDVLELRPGAPPAVIALPPTMASYVLFVQVAADRPSASPEGFGEIGPATLPVEGNPLGDRVATYGLRYADGSETDVPVLRRFAIQQNHISWSASAFAALPLRAPIVHASTGEDFVLGRAPGANFFQGEARTQSGRMDRQGENVWLYALPNPYPDKELSALSLRAEQEISLVFAVTTTALTQHPLRLQGRRKLKVRLPPGFHLNKLGELDVDDRGQQIGMDLGTVISARAVLEYSRADWLGAKVDVQPVRCASEVIVEYSAHPDARLYLRSDDGRLHMFELRSLEGGGNAGASLNVATVEPATRPVKIRIMEKDSGARVAARLHVHGAHGEYLPPKGHHRKVNTGRFEDFSGEFANGLNQYVYVDGSCEADLPLGPVFVEICRGFEVRPLRTIVDITASTDTLTFELDRVLRWREQGWVSSDTHVHFLSPQTALLEGKAEGVNVVNLLAAQWGELFTNVADFDGRTTFGAKDFGGDGEFLVRVGTENRMQVLGHISLLGYEGEMINPLSCGGSNEAAIGHVLEATMADWAERCRQQGGLVVMPHAPNPQAERAADIVLGLVDAIEMMSFNPRTAQISAFGLADWYRYLNIGYHLPLVAGSDKMDAAALLGGSRTYVRLGERDFTYRNWMDAVRSGDTFITVGPLVEMTVEGRRPGGTVSLPRSGGTLTIDWRIESVSVPPARVELICNGTVLEEVRCGGLSCKGQLSLPINESCWIALRVRGSVAGREADIAAHTSAVYVKVGGMPIFASADAVSVLAQIEGSIAYMDTLAPKSDEARHSRLRAALELAHHRLHHRLHELGASHHHAPVHSVHVEREH, from the coding sequence ATGAAAACACCTTCATCGCCGCACTTCACGCCTGTGGACTTGAAGCGATATTTCAACGCCAAGCGCGCAAATGCCGGTGAAGGGTTCGCCGCCCGCCCGGGTGACACCGGCTGGATCGCTTCACTTCGCGGGCTCCAGACCCATCGCGGCATGCCCTTTCTCTTCGGCAGCGAAATAGGGCCGGATGTGCTGGAGCTGCGCCCCGGGGCCCCTCCTGCCGTAATCGCGTTGCCGCCGACGATGGCGAGCTATGTGCTGTTCGTGCAAGTGGCGGCAGACCGCCCCAGTGCAAGCCCCGAGGGTTTCGGAGAGATCGGCCCGGCTACGCTGCCTGTAGAAGGCAATCCACTCGGCGACCGGGTGGCGACATACGGGCTCCGCTATGCCGACGGCAGCGAGACCGACGTGCCGGTGCTGCGCCGCTTCGCGATCCAGCAGAACCACATCTCCTGGAGTGCGAGTGCGTTCGCCGCCTTGCCGCTACGCGCGCCCATCGTACATGCAAGCACCGGCGAGGACTTTGTACTCGGCAGAGCGCCGGGGGCGAACTTCTTCCAGGGCGAGGCTCGCACCCAATCGGGACGCATGGATCGACAAGGTGAGAACGTGTGGCTTTACGCGCTCCCCAATCCTTATCCGGACAAGGAGCTTTCGGCGTTGAGCTTGCGCGCGGAACAGGAAATCTCGCTTGTGTTTGCGGTGACCACGACAGCGCTCACCCAGCACCCGCTGCGCCTCCAGGGCCGTCGCAAGCTGAAGGTGAGGCTGCCGCCGGGGTTCCATCTGAACAAGCTTGGCGAGCTCGATGTCGACGATCGGGGCCAGCAGATCGGCATGGACCTCGGCACGGTCATCTCGGCACGCGCAGTGCTCGAGTACTCCAGAGCGGATTGGCTGGGCGCCAAAGTTGATGTGCAGCCCGTGCGCTGCGCGAGCGAAGTCATCGTTGAGTACTCGGCGCATCCGGACGCAAGACTCTATCTGCGCTCCGACGATGGCCGCTTGCACATGTTCGAGCTTCGATCGTTGGAAGGTGGCGGTAACGCAGGCGCCTCGCTCAATGTGGCGACAGTCGAACCGGCCACAAGGCCGGTCAAGATCCGCATCATGGAAAAGGACAGTGGCGCGCGCGTTGCCGCGCGGTTGCATGTCCATGGTGCGCATGGGGAGTATCTGCCACCCAAGGGACATCACCGCAAGGTCAACACCGGCAGGTTCGAGGACTTCTCTGGCGAATTTGCCAATGGGCTGAACCAGTACGTCTACGTGGACGGCAGTTGCGAGGCGGACCTGCCGCTCGGGCCCGTGTTCGTAGAGATCTGCAGGGGTTTTGAGGTGCGCCCGTTGCGCACCATCGTCGACATCACTGCAAGCACGGACACTCTCACCTTTGAGCTCGATCGTGTGCTGCGCTGGCGCGAACAGGGATGGGTTAGCTCTGATACGCACGTCCATTTCCTAAGCCCGCAGACAGCGCTGCTTGAGGGCAAGGCGGAGGGTGTCAACGTGGTCAACTTGCTCGCCGCACAGTGGGGCGAGCTATTCACCAACGTCGCCGATTTCGACGGACGCACGACGTTCGGGGCAAAGGATTTCGGCGGCGACGGAGAATTCCTGGTTCGGGTCGGCACGGAGAACCGGATGCAGGTTCTGGGGCACATATCGCTGCTCGGCTATGAAGGTGAGATGATCAATCCGCTCTCTTGCGGCGGGTCCAACGAAGCTGCAATCGGCCATGTTCTGGAAGCGACCATGGCCGACTGGGCGGAGCGCTGCCGTCAGCAAGGGGGGCTGGTGGTAATGCCGCATGCGCCGAACCCGCAGGCGGAGCGTGCGGCCGACATTGTGCTCGGCCTTGTCGACGCCATCGAAATGATGTCGTTCAACCCGCGGACCGCGCAGATCAGCGCATTTGGTCTCGCCGATTGGTATCGCTACCTCAACATCGGCTACCATCTGCCGCTGGTGGCGGGCTCCGACAAGATGGACGCGGCCGCGCTCCTCGGGGGCTCACGGACCTATGTGCGGTTGGGCGAACGCGACTTCACGTATCGCAACTGGATGGATGCCGTACGCAGCGGGGACACGTTCATCACTGTCGGGCCTCTGGTTGAGATGACCGTTGAAGGACGTCGCCCTGGAGGCACGGTGTCCCTTCCCCGTTCAGGCGGCACCCTCACGATCGACTGGCGGATCGAATCGGTCAGCGTCCCGCCGGCGCGGGTGGAGCTCATATGTAACGGCACGGTCCTCGAGGAGGTTCGATGCGGAGGCTTGTCGTGCAAGGGGCAGCTCTCCCTGCCCATCAACGAGTCATGTTGGATCGCGCTGCGCGTTCGGGGCAGTGTCGCCGGACGCGAGGCCGACATTGCGGCGCACACCAGTGCGGTATATGTCAAAGTAGGCGGAATGCCCATCTTTGCCAGCGCGGATGCAGTGTCGGTCCTTGCTCAAATCGAGGGATCGATCGCCTATATGGACACGCTCGCTCCCAAGTCCGACGAAGCGCGACACTCGCGGCTGCGAGCTGCCCTGGAACTTGCGCATCATCGCCTGCATCATAGATTGCACGAACTGGGCGCCAGCCACCACCATGCGCCCGTTCACTCCGTTCACGTTGAACGCGAGCATTGA
- a CDS encoding MFS transporter, whose amino-acid sequence MNIIAQPSAVPVQLDKQTANKRMTAGLGGGVALEWYDWNVYGVMAAFLSPHFFPSDDPTTSLLAGLAVYGAGFCARPLGAVLLGPVADRISHKRVMLISVTAMAVCSLLISLLPTYKDLGVTAAIALLIMRLIQGFATGAEAGVANAIAIELAPPGKEGRYLGLIGGTFIQLGNLGSSLVAFLVSASVAPEAMREWAWRIPFAVGGVLGLLIIYLRTTVPETLINRAMHRQDESSRIQESTGGVWKTLWSVRLSLLAVILVIGSVQIANYAWNTGLPNMANTVFKEDSTYVYGIMTLMVLIWMSTAPFVGAFADKVRPSRAFALLRLLLIPCFFLTLLYSEKGIVTFFFVTVFGGAIVGFNMALYNFIATTLMPRAVRTTGVALGYALGVSLFGGTSPYLLVWLQREHIAWMFPVYGSLIALLSVLVYQIAKKRGCLYIGE is encoded by the coding sequence ATGAACATCATTGCTCAGCCCAGCGCTGTACCCGTCCAGCTTGACAAGCAAACTGCCAACAAGCGAATGACCGCCGGCCTTGGAGGAGGGGTGGCGCTAGAGTGGTACGACTGGAATGTCTACGGCGTAATGGCGGCGTTTCTCTCGCCGCACTTCTTCCCTTCCGATGATCCCACCACCTCGCTGCTGGCGGGACTTGCCGTGTACGGGGCGGGCTTTTGCGCTCGACCGCTGGGCGCTGTTTTGCTGGGGCCGGTCGCAGATCGCATCAGCCACAAGCGCGTCATGCTGATCTCTGTCACGGCCATGGCGGTTTGCTCGCTTTTGATATCCTTGTTGCCCACCTACAAGGACCTCGGCGTCACGGCGGCCATAGCGCTGCTGATCATGCGGCTGATTCAGGGGTTTGCCACAGGCGCTGAAGCTGGTGTCGCCAACGCCATTGCAATTGAACTGGCGCCACCTGGAAAGGAGGGACGCTATCTCGGTCTGATTGGCGGCACATTCATCCAATTGGGAAACCTTGGATCCAGCCTAGTTGCCTTCCTGGTGAGCGCCTCGGTCGCACCTGAAGCCATGCGCGAGTGGGCTTGGCGTATACCCTTTGCGGTCGGCGGCGTGCTGGGCCTTTTGATCATCTATCTGCGCACGACGGTGCCGGAAACCTTGATCAATCGAGCCATGCATCGGCAAGACGAGTCTTCGCGCATTCAGGAATCGACTGGCGGTGTGTGGAAAACGCTATGGAGCGTCCGCCTTTCGCTGCTCGCCGTCATCCTGGTGATCGGGTCGGTGCAGATCGCCAACTATGCCTGGAACACCGGTCTTCCCAACATGGCCAATACGGTCTTCAAGGAGGACAGCACGTATGTGTACGGGATCATGACCCTGATGGTCCTGATCTGGATGTCAACGGCGCCGTTTGTCGGCGCTTTCGCGGACAAGGTGCGACCCTCGCGCGCGTTCGCGCTGCTGCGCCTGTTGCTCATCCCATGCTTCTTCCTGACACTGCTCTATTCGGAAAAAGGCATCGTCACGTTCTTCTTTGTTACGGTGTTCGGCGGCGCGATCGTGGGCTTCAACATGGCCCTCTATAACTTCATCGCCACCACGCTGATGCCGCGCGCCGTGCGGACCACCGGAGTGGCTCTCGGCTATGCGCTCGGCGTCTCCTTGTTTGGCGGGACGTCACCCTATCTGCTGGTTTGGTTGCAACGCGAGCACATCGCCTGGATGTTTCCCGTCTACGGATCGTTGATCGCGCTCCTGAGCGTGCTGGTCTACCAGATCGCAAAGAAGCGCGGCTGCCTCTACATAGGTGAATGA
- a CDS encoding IS1380-like element ISBdi2 family transposase — MTDDTIPPFSFPAVHAKKVTAAFDGGRLTSNGGVMLLAMAERRLGLANNLARVFPDRRDPTRVVHSLVDMLRARMFAICCGYEDADDLDHLRSDPAFKLACGRLPDTGRDLCSQPTLSRLENAPRLRDVIRLTYILVDAWMDSYPHEPASVTLDIDDTCDVVHGHQQLSLFNAHYDERCFLPIHVYDTEKSRPVAVVLRPGKTPGGVEVRAHLRRLVRHIRTRWHNTQITFRGDGHYARPEAMAWCETNGIDYIFGLSGTKPLARKVDEVADDIRTRRAIENLPVLRGYTETRHKAKSWDRERRTVARIEATMLGLDIRFVVTSLDVGSAEWIYDSLYCARGQAENLIKLHKTQLASDRTSCRSALANQVRLVLHTAAYWLMLTVRDAIPKARELAAAEFATLRLRLLKIAARVVETTSRIRLAFAAACPEADLIRGLPGALLPLGP; from the coding sequence ATGACCGACGATACGATTCCGCCCTTCTCGTTTCCAGCCGTTCACGCCAAGAAAGTCACAGCTGCCTTCGATGGTGGGCGCCTAACCTCGAACGGGGGCGTGATGCTTCTGGCGATGGCCGAGCGGCGTCTCGGTTTGGCCAACAATCTGGCCCGGGTGTTCCCGGATCGGCGCGATCCGACGCGGGTCGTGCACAGCCTGGTCGATATGCTCCGCGCTCGCATGTTCGCGATCTGCTGCGGCTACGAGGACGCCGACGACCTCGATCATCTGAGGTCCGATCCGGCATTCAAACTGGCCTGCGGACGGCTGCCGGACACGGGCCGGGATTTGTGTTCCCAGCCGACGCTGTCGCGGCTGGAGAATGCTCCGCGCCTGCGCGACGTGATCCGGCTGACCTACATTTTGGTCGACGCATGGATGGATAGCTACCCCCACGAGCCGGCATCCGTCACGCTCGACATCGATGATACCTGCGACGTCGTCCACGGCCATCAGCAGCTCTCGCTGTTCAACGCTCATTATGACGAACGCTGCTTCCTGCCGATCCACGTCTACGACACGGAGAAGAGCCGGCCCGTGGCCGTCGTGCTGCGGCCCGGCAAGACGCCGGGCGGCGTCGAGGTGCGTGCCCATCTGCGCCGCCTGGTACGGCATATCCGGACGCGATGGCACAACACGCAAATTACGTTCCGTGGCGACGGGCACTATGCCCGGCCGGAGGCCATGGCGTGGTGCGAGACCAACGGCATCGACTACATCTTCGGTCTGTCCGGCACCAAGCCTCTCGCCAGAAAAGTCGACGAGGTCGCCGACGACATCCGCACGCGACGCGCCATCGAGAACCTGCCGGTTCTGCGTGGCTATACCGAGACGCGCCACAAGGCAAAGTCCTGGGATCGCGAACGGCGCACTGTCGCCCGTATTGAGGCGACGATGCTCGGCCTCGACATCCGCTTCGTCGTCACCAGCCTCGATGTCGGCTCGGCCGAGTGGATCTACGACAGCCTGTATTGCGCGCGCGGCCAAGCAGAGAATCTGATCAAGCTGCATAAGACACAGCTCGCCTCCGACCGCACCAGCTGCCGTTCGGCGCTCGCCAACCAGGTCCGTCTCGTGCTCCATACGGCCGCTTATTGGCTGATGCTGACCGTGCGCGACGCCATTCCCAAAGCCCGGGAATTGGCCGCTGCCGAGTTCGCGACGCTGCGTCTTCGTCTCTTGAAAATCGCTGCCCGTGTGGTCGAGACCACGAGCCGCATTCGCCTTGCGTTTGCCGCGGCATGTCCCGAAGCCGACCTGATCCGCGGCTTGCCAGGCGCGTTGCTGCCGCTCGGTCCTTGA
- a CDS encoding IS256 family transposase: MNEHSNIVPLRQPDEIDDPLTNILRSGARQLLAQAVEMEAEAFLAAMKGLKLPDGRDRLVRHGHGPVRTIQTGIGAVEVARVKIRDRAVTSDGERIRFTSAILPLWARRTKSLDALLPVLYLRGISTGDFQEALAALLGKDAPNLSPAVVSRLTTEWQLEYERWQKRDLSARRYVYVWADGVFLQARMEDHSECMLVLIGATPEGKKELIGFQVGVRESTQSWHELLVEAKTRGLKIAPEIAVGDGALGFWKALDEVFPATRHQRCWVHKTANILNKVAVSVQASMKKDLREVYLASNRASAEVAIDVFAEKYGAKYDKAVECLTKDRDAMLAFYEFPAEHWDHLRTTNPIESVFATVRHRTVRTKGSLSSTTAKLMVFKLLCAASKTWRRLKGTNQLPKVIAGVRFENGIEVIQVPENHAA, encoded by the coding sequence ATGAACGAGCATAGCAACATTGTCCCACTGCGTCAGCCCGATGAGATCGACGATCCACTGACGAATATTTTGCGATCTGGTGCTCGGCAGCTGCTTGCGCAGGCTGTCGAGATGGAAGCCGAGGCGTTTCTCGCCGCGATGAAGGGCTTGAAGCTTCCCGATGGCCGCGACCGCCTCGTGCGGCACGGCCATGGTCCAGTGCGGACGATCCAGACGGGGATCGGCGCCGTCGAAGTCGCCCGGGTAAAGATTCGCGATCGCGCGGTGACCAGCGATGGCGAGCGGATCCGCTTCACCTCGGCGATCCTGCCGTTGTGGGCACGGCGCACGAAGAGCTTGGATGCACTTTTGCCGGTTCTGTACCTGCGAGGCATCTCGACGGGCGACTTCCAGGAGGCGCTGGCGGCGCTCTTGGGCAAGGATGCGCCGAATCTTTCTCCGGCGGTGGTTTCCAGACTGACGACGGAGTGGCAGCTCGAGTACGAGCGTTGGCAGAAGCGCGATCTGTCGGCGCGCCGGTACGTATACGTGTGGGCGGACGGCGTCTTCCTGCAGGCTCGCATGGAAGACCACAGCGAATGCATGCTGGTGCTGATCGGCGCGACGCCGGAAGGCAAGAAGGAACTCATCGGCTTCCAGGTCGGCGTGCGCGAGAGCACGCAGAGCTGGCACGAACTGCTCGTCGAGGCGAAAACCCGTGGGCTGAAGATCGCCCCGGAAATCGCCGTCGGTGACGGCGCGCTCGGCTTCTGGAAGGCGCTCGACGAGGTCTTTCCCGCCACGCGACATCAGCGGTGCTGGGTGCACAAAACCGCGAATATCTTGAACAAAGTCGCAGTGTCGGTACAGGCCAGCATGAAGAAGGATCTGCGCGAGGTCTATTTGGCGTCCAACCGAGCTTCGGCCGAAGTGGCGATCGATGTCTTTGCCGAGAAATACGGAGCGAAGTACGACAAGGCGGTCGAGTGCCTGACGAAAGATCGCGACGCAATGCTTGCGTTCTACGAATTCCCCGCCGAGCATTGGGACCACTTGCGGACGACGAATCCCATCGAAAGCGTGTTCGCGACGGTCCGGCACAGAACGGTGCGCACGAAAGGTTCGTTATCGTCAACGACTGCCAAGTTGATGGTGTTCAAGCTGCTCTGCGCCGCATCAAAGACCTGGCGGCGGCTGAAAGGCACAAATCAGTTGCCGAAGGTCATCGCAGGTGTCAGATTCGAAAACGGCATCGAGGTCATCCAAGTGCCGGAAAACCACGCCGCCTGA
- a CDS encoding enoyl-CoA hydratase-related protein, whose protein sequence is MSNQLIVELGAILRRAAIDEDVRCVVLCGSDAFFSAGADIKEMRERGFEAIDNSARRSAWRDVANFPKPLIAAVEGICFGGGHELALLADIVIAGEGAVFGQPEINIGILPGDGATQRLTRVAGKSLAMLMILSGQSITARFAMQAGLVAEVVESGRAQTRALEIADLIAQKPPRSTELAKAAVLAAFQTTLDAGLEFERQAIRHAFSTADQKEGMNAFFDKRPPNYLGK, encoded by the coding sequence TTGAGCAACCAGTTGATCGTGGAGCTTGGCGCCATCTTGCGCCGTGCCGCAATCGATGAGGATGTCCGCTGTGTCGTGCTTTGTGGCAGCGATGCGTTCTTCTCTGCCGGAGCCGACATCAAGGAGATGCGGGAGCGCGGCTTTGAGGCAATCGACAATTCCGCCCGACGTTCTGCCTGGCGGGATGTCGCCAATTTCCCCAAGCCTCTCATTGCCGCGGTCGAGGGCATTTGCTTCGGCGGCGGCCACGAATTGGCGCTGCTCGCGGATATCGTGATAGCAGGTGAAGGGGCGGTATTTGGGCAGCCTGAGATCAACATCGGGATATTGCCCGGCGACGGCGCAACGCAGAGGCTGACACGCGTGGCTGGCAAATCACTGGCCATGCTGATGATCCTGAGCGGCCAATCCATCACGGCGCGGTTTGCGATGCAGGCCGGTCTCGTGGCGGAAGTTGTCGAAAGCGGCAGGGCGCAGACGCGAGCGCTCGAAATAGCCGATCTGATAGCGCAAAAGCCTCCCCGCTCGACTGAACTTGCCAAAGCTGCCGTTCTCGCCGCCTTTCAGACCACGTTGGACGCCGGGCTCGAGTTCGAGCGGCAAGCGATACGTCACGCTTTCAGCACAGCTGACCAGAAGGAGGGAATGAACGCCTTCTTTGATAAGAGGCCGCCAAATTATCTCGGGAAGTAG